The Phragmites australis chromosome 1, lpPhrAust1.1, whole genome shotgun sequence genomic interval ACCAAGAATGGTACATCCTCTTTGAGATCTCATATTAAAACTTGCAAGAAACATTTTGGCACAAGCGCAATTAAGCTTTCAACGTAGTACATATGGTAGTTCTTCTCTAGTTCCTTGGCATTGGAATGCTAAAGCGGTTAGGAAAGCTTTTATACGCATGATTATCATAGATGGGCTTCcttttatatttttagaaaaagaagGTTTTAGGGACTTCATGCCTATAGCTTGTCCTCGGTTTGAACCTCCATCTAGAACAACAATGTATAGAGATGTTCTACGTCTTTATGAAGATGAAAAGGTTAAGTTGAAGAATTATTTCAAGGATTCACGTCAAACGATTAGCCTCACAACAAACACTTGGACTTCTTCCACAAACCAAAATTACATAGTTCTCACTGCACACTACATTGATAAAGGCTGGCAACTCAACAAGAAAATTATTAGCTTTATTTTAGTGGACAACAACAAAGGGGAAGATATTgaaaaagcaacaaacaaatgTTTGATTGAGTGGGGCATTGAGAATGTGTGCATTGTTATCATAGACAATGCTAGCAACAATTATGGGGTTGTAGGCTATATGAGGAGTTCTTTAGCTAATCGAGGTGTCACTTTTGCCCATATGTTGAATTTTGTGGTCCAAGACGAGTTGAAGACAATGGCCCCTTCTATCACCCGAATTCATAATGCTATCAAGTATGTGAGAAGCTCCCCTTCGTGAATGAATAAGTTCAAGCATTCTGTGCAAATTAACTAGGTAGAAGGACAAGGTTTGGTGTGTCTTGATATGTTCACTAGATGGAGCTCCACATATCTTATGTTAGAGACCATCGGGAGGTTTGAGATGGCATTTGATAGGCTTTGAGTTGAGGACCCCTCCTATAACGAAGAACTGAATTCTCTTACAGGGATACCAACACATGATGATTGGGTGTTTGTGGAAGAGTTCAAGAAATTTCTCAAACATTTTTATGACCTTACGGAAAAGGTTTTAGGTTTTAAATATGTTACTTCCAACACTTCCTTTGAAGATATTGCTAGGGTGAATTATTTGTTGTCCAATATGATCCAATGTCAGAATGATGATGATAATACCTTCAAACACATGGGTGCTCAAATGAAGATAAAATATGACAAGTATTGGGGAGATTTCTTAAAGATGAATGACATACCTTTTATTCCTTCTATGCTTGATCCTAGGTACAACCGTACAAGCCTCTCTTATGGTCTTATACTTTTTTTTGCTTATTAAGTTACTATCAAGATATGGCTGTTGTTCTTGTTTATTATTAACtaatcaaatatttgtgtattGTTGATGTAAACTTCAAGGAACAAGCAATTACAATATTTGTATGACATTGTCCTCTCGACATATAGCCTAGCTATTGGTGAAAAGATATGGATCAAGACACAAAAGGCACTCTCTGGTCTATTTGGTGAATACAAGATATTTTACTCTCCAGTTGCAGGATAAAGTGATAGATAGGCTATGTCATATTCACAAACTACTAGTGTTAGTGCTACGGAGCAATCAAAATCTGATTCTAGGAACTTTATGAGGTATGTATACAACAAGAGCATGAGGTATTATGGTGAAGTTAGACCACCCGCTGGTAATTCTGAAATGGACAAGTTCCTAGGTGAAGATGTAGAAGAGGAACTTGATGATTTTGATATTCTCAACTGGTCGAAAGACAATTCAGCGTGTTTTCCTATCCTTTCACAAATGGCTGCTGATATATTAGCAATACCCATCTCAATTGTTGCCTCAGAATCAACTTTTAGCACTAGTGGTCATGTAATTTGTGATTTTAGAAGCTCCTTAACTCCACTGCCCCATAATCAACTTTTAGCACTAGTGGTCATGTAATTTGTGATTTTAGAAGCTCCTTAACTCCACTTACACTCCAATGCTTGATTTATGCACAAGATTGGTTGCAGGGTTCAAAACGTAAAAACATTGATGAAGATATATCTAATTTGTCTAAATTTGAAGGTATTATACTTTCATTACTTTGTGATGATCTTGTTTCTGTTTATTAGTAATGTCCAACTTACTATTTTCTTTATGTCATGTAGGCATTGGGGATACTGTAGGCCAACATGGGTACAATCTTCCAACAATAAGTACATTTCCCTCGGATGCATCTTTCATGGTTGAAGATTGATGTGTTGAACTGTTCATCTTGCCATCTCGGGCAATTGGAGTATTTGACTGTTTGTTAGTAgaattaactttttttttagtaTGGACTCACTGTTTGTGCCTTTGTGGATTGTTTTTTAGTAATATAGTATGGACTGTAAGAGTGTTTGTGGATTCACTGGATGTCTGGATTGTTTGTTAAACTATGCCACTATGGATTATTTGTTAAATCTTACATGTGTTGTACTGTTGTATCCTGTGCTGCTGAGTGAGTGGTTGAGTGCTGACCTGTAGTGTAGCTATGCTGAATTTTATTATATGTGCATTTTTCTGGTATGTGCTATGTGGTATAGCTCTGAAATTGATCTATGAATTATTGAATATATACCCCTTACACCATCAATATATACCCCTTTAGTTTGGCCCTTTCCAGCTACCTTCATGTTCTATATATACACCTCCTTGATCTCCCTCCCTCAGCAAcaaccatctctctctctctctctctctctctctctctctctctctcacacacacacacacacacacacacacacacacacacacacacacacatcaagCTTTGCTAGCAGCTTTAGATCAACACAACTAGCTACAGCTAGCTTGTACAAGCTAGGAAGAATTAAGGCCGAGGAGAAGAGGAGATCGACGAGGATGTCGGGTGTGTGGGTGTTCAAGAACGGTGTGGTGCGGTTGGCGGAGAATGGCGCGGCGTCGGAGGCGGGAGCGGGAGGAGTAAGGAAGCGGAAGGCACTGGTGCACACGCCGAGCAGGCAGGTGGTGCGGTCGTACACGAAGCTGGAGGGGGAGCTGTGGGCGCTGGGGTGGGAGCGCTACTACGAGGACCCGGCGCTGTACCAGCTCCACAAGCGCGGCTCCCTGGACCTCATCTCCCTCCCCGCCGACTTCAGCAGGTTCTCCTCCGTCCACATGTACGACATCGTCATCAAGAACCGAGATTCCTTCAGGGTCGTCGACATCTAAACTGGCATCAGCTACCTCTTCGATCcatcgatgcatgcatgcatgcacgcatcgTTACTATTACAacaactatttttcaagatacTTAGAATaattttctacaggcggtttatttgaaaaaccgccTGAACAATTAGCGAGGGCCTCCTGCAGTtacggaccgcctgtgaaaatatattttcacaggcggttccttatgtgaaccgctctattatcacaggtggttccatttttacaggcggttccttatgtgaaccgcctctagaaatgatcatctattaaaaaattcataacttttgtatatgaagtcggatgaggaaaaaatctatatgaaaattgtgactctcgatgagatctacaactttgtagttgaaagttttttatttgaagtcattaagatatctaaataatcattttaagtttcaaataattatttgagcatctaaatgacttcaaatgaaaaacttgtcaactacaaagttgtagatctcatcaagggctacaattttcatataaactttattctCATCCGAcctcatatgaaaaaattatgaattttaaaaaataaattgttaCATATTTTTAccggcggttccttatgtgaaccgacTGTAAAAATGaccccgcctgtggaaataggtgatagcttattttcaaaattcataacttttttatatgaggtcggatgaggataaaatttctatgaaaattgtagccctcgacgagatctacaactttgtagttgaaaagtttttcatttgaggtcatttagatgcccaaataatcatttaaagtttcggattgcagatatcaaaagaattacatgtGCTCAATGTTCAGTTgtcgttctctggtgtgatggtggggagggatCGCGCGACCCGACAAGTTTCGAGTTTGAGTGCCAAAAACCGCGTAGCGGgcgtatttcgcgcgaaaaaacgcgtgacttgtgacttgtgacttgtgaccgCGTGGGGTTACTTGTCGGtcaaaattttttttttttgcttttttcggttcaaaaaatatcgattgagtaaccgattatcacaggcggtccgcttaagaaaccgtctgtgaaaatcaattttcataggcggtctacttaaggaaccgcctaagtgaaccgcctgtgataatagattttcacaggcggtcacttttgcgcctgtgaaaattatttatttttacaggccttcgatcacaggcggATGCATTAAACGTCTGTAAAAATGAGTTATTatccgcctctaaaaataattttttagtagtgcGTGCTGACTAGCTATCGTATGATGTAGCTGATCATCAGTAGTACGTACGTTGTTCTTCTATATTGACAGATGCATCCgtgcatgcatgtttgttccaaatatATTTGTGATGATCATCGATCCAGCTTGTTGTTAGTTGTGACTTGTGGGTGCCGTAGCTAGTGTGACAGTCGTCGTACGTCAGTGAGGTTATTACTATATATGTTTTGCTTAATTTCGATGTAATGCGAGTTTGCGAGTAATTAGTTTAGTTATAGCAGTGGGACTGGATCAGTTATGTGTTTTGTGGTGTCATTTTTTTTTGAGGTATTTGTGGTGTCATTTGGGAGTGATGTAAGATTGGTTCTCTGATGTAAACTACTCTTGCGTGACTGTGCATTTATAAAAGTAAGGATTTTTCGTTCCACTACTACACTGTTGGCAATTCCTAGCTAGTTTCTTTCattccttttttgtttggtaAAGCGAAaggcaggagctctgccaatGGATGGACAAGGGAGAAGCCAGAGTTTACAGAGCTAACAGGGAGCCAGAGACCGTTCAGGGTAGAGGCCGCTCGCGATTCACAACAGCGAATAACGCACTGCTGAAGAAATGACGGCAACATGGGTCGCGCCAAatcaaactatttttagagtTGTTCTCACTTTGATCAATCCGATCAATGCACATTCCCACGGAAATATCGAATGCGATGCTGATTCAGACTTTCAGATCAGAAGATTGCCGGTTCAAATATTGTAAAATCGCTGCGTAAAATCTCAGGAGTAAGAATAACCTGCCTAACTTGTGATAGGTGAGTATTGAACTCTGGTCATTAGCTAGCTAGAAAAGCAATCGTGCAAGAGCTTTGCAGCGGTAAAGGACTAGCACTGCAACAGAACCAAACTTCCTTTTTGGCGTTGCAATCGAGTGATAGAAGTAGGCCGGGCACTCAAATGGCTTGTAATCGGCTTGCCTCAGGGCCGGTGAACAGAAACAGACTTGCGGTCCAGTATTGCCTTACAATTCGGCCCAACACCTGATATGTTCTCACAGCCCACGGCCCACGGGAACTCACGGTACAGAAACAAGGCATGGAACGTCTGGCAAAACGCGCAAGTGCTACGGTAACCGGCAGGAAAAATGCTACATAACCCTACGAACTATCAATTGATGTATATTTAAAACCTCGAACTATAAAACCACCCGATATCGAGGATCTTAAATTTTGCAAAACCATTTACTTAATCCCCTAATATGGTTTAGAAGGTTGTTTTCGCCTCGCTGACGTCCACGTGGGCGCTGGTTTTCCACACAGACAGGGATAGGCATTGGGACCGGATGTCAATGACCCCTGGGTCCACCTTTTCccttcatctaataaaaatctcgACCCCCTTCCCTCTCCGTCTCCTCCGTTTGCACCGACACTAGTCACCCTTCTCCTCGTCTGCCTTCCTCACCGGCGCCGCAGCCCTCCACATACCCCATCGGCAACGCCCGCCTCCACCTCCCCCCATGTAGTGTCCCATCTGTACCCATGAGCTGCGCGTCGCTCTTCCTTTACTCTCGTGCTCTGTCTCCATACTGCCGCCTCCCCATGGCAACCCGCATTGCCCGACCACTCCATCCTACCCCGCAACCTCCCCGACCCTCCTCGTGTCGCCGCCTCCGGCCTATGGCCCGCATGTCTGAGCAGGAACATAGCTTCGTTGGGCAACCACACGGTATAATCCCTCATGTTATGATGGTGGGTCATTAAGTCACAGTGATGCAAGGAGCAGAGGAGGCATCGACTTGCAAGGGGAGACAGAGAGTGCATCGTGCGTGGCGAGTGGGGAGGAGACAGAGGCATGATAGGTGCAGTGGAGCCACGGGGCACAGGAGATAGAAGGCATGGGTAGGCACCGACCGACATGGTCGAGGAATCGTGCGAACATGTGTGTGGTCAGCGGGGTCACACAGGAGGCGGCTACCAGGCCCACACGGTATAGGTGGTAGTAGCCAGTGGGACCATGGAGCAAAGGAGCGGTGGCTTGATGGCTGCAGGAGAGGCGTCAATAGCAGAAGGAAGATGGGGTAGCAGTGAGGGGGAAGCCACAAGCGACGTGCTAGATGTCACGGTGCAAGCAGCCTCAGCGCGCCACTGCGCCATCGTGCTTGGCCGTCACATCGCTCCCCCCTCTAGCCCATCACGCCCATCCTCTCCACCCTTTATTTTGGACCCAACGGCCACAGCATACGGTCCCAGTGCCTATCCTCGCATGTGTTGCAAAACCAGTGACAACATGGACACCAGCAAAGCAAAAACAGCGAAGTAAatggttttataaaatttaaagtacacaatatctaattttatagtTCAGGGTTTTAAGTATACCTTAGACGATAGTTCAAAGGTTATGTAGATTTTTTCCTAACAAATACCATGCTCCACACCCATCTCCAATTGCCATGTTGGCAGTCCAGACAACCATGGTGGCTTGCTTGCATGGTGCACACCCAGAATGACATGGCAACAGGAACAATTAGGATTTCTTCATCATGACGCTGACAAGTGGGTTCCACTAGGTCAAGAACAGGGAGTGTAATGAAATGGTAGTTCTGTGAGAAGAGAGCTTAAGTTATTGGTGGATCTATGATATATGATAAGATTGTGGTGGTTTCGTGATAATTAGGTTACGAAAGTGGTAGGTTTATAAAattaactcaaaaacaaattaTGCCTTCTAGCAAATTTGGATTTCAAAATCGACTTATTGCGCGTACATATGTAGTATAGCGAAGCTATCTCTAACTACAAGCTATGAAAAATTTATGTAGCGCAAACTATAGCGCTTATATTTTATATTGCGGAAGATTGGCCATTGATTCTTGTGTAAGGTCCAAACAGCTATTACACAGCTGCAAGTAGCTATTTAGAGCTTTGGCAGCTTGTGAATGACAATTTCCGACCGATGGCACACGTGGAGAAATTGGAAGGACCATGCTAGATAATTTTGAATATTTCTGTCTTTATAAATCCATATTGGTTGGTATGAACCAACAATATGGAATAACAGCCTGCGATCTGTTTCCAATGAGTTTTGTTAACAGCTTGAGATAATAATTAAGCAAAGATATGTGCCTATAGTCATTCACTGTTTGGGGGCGATTATTACTATCATTTTACTATAGGATGCTAGCAGTTATCTGTCtgttagaaaaagaaaagaagagtaCTGGTCATCTGCTTTTATTTATGCCAATAAAATCCCTAGGTACACTGGCTCCACACAAGATGAAAAATGACAGCCCAACCATAGTTGGTGGCATCAACAAATGACTAATTCTATAGTGTAAGGGCCACTTTGATTACCCCATGGAATTGATCTTTTCTACAAGACAGGGTCGTTTTCCCTTTGAGACCAAAGATTGGCCACCATAGTGCCTGGTCTGATCCGAATTTGCCGATGACCCAGACACAAT includes:
- the LOC133887652 gene encoding flowering-promoting factor 1-like protein 1, whose product is MSGVWVFKNGVVRLAENGAASEAGAGGVRKRKALVHTPSRQVVRSYTKLEGELWALGWERYYEDPALYQLHKRGSLDLISLPADFSRFSSVHMYDIVIKNRDSFRVVDI